The following coding sequences are from one Lolium rigidum isolate FL_2022 chromosome 6, APGP_CSIRO_Lrig_0.1, whole genome shotgun sequence window:
- the LOC124663667 gene encoding peamaclein-like, whose protein sequence is MTGSKNKPSGSRALQVALLVVLLVAASRLQACDAAPGFCASKCAVRCGKGKGKGPACMKHCGQCCVECACVPAATGRIDDCPCYRDMLTAGPRKRPKCP, encoded by the exons ATGACCGGCAGCAAGAACAAGCCCTCGGGAAGCAGGGCGCTGCAGGTCGCCCTCCTCGTCGTACTGCTCGTCGCCGCTTCACGGCTCCAAGCCTGCGACGCCGCTCCAG GGTTCTGCGCGAGCAAGTGCGCGGTGCGGTGCggcaaggggaaggggaaggggccgGCGTGCATGAAGCACTGCGGGCAGTGCTGCGTGGAGTGCGCCTGCGTGCCGGCGGCGACGGGGAGAATCGACGACTGCCCCTGCTACCGCGACATGCTCACCGccgggccgaggaagaggcccaagtgcccctga